The DNA region GGTCATCAACAGGGTCATCCCCGATTTCACCCGGCGCTGAAGAATCTTTCTCACGCTCACCTTTCCCAGCGGGTCCAGGTGGGAAGTGGGTTCATCCAGAAACAGAATCTCCGGCTCTTCCAACAGGGCCCTAATCAGATCCGCTTTCTGCTGCATTCCCCGGGAAAAAGTGCCCACGCGCCCGGAGCGCGCGCCTTCCAGATTGAACTCTTTCATCAACTCCACCAGGTTTTTATCCTTCAACGATCTGTTTTTCGAAGAGAGGAAAAAGCGGCAATTCTGTTGCAACGTCAAATCCGGAAAAAGGCAGGGGGAATGAAACTGGAATGAACAGTTCTGGGGCAAAGCGGCCATTTGCACCGAACCTGTATCCGGCTTGAGCAAACCCAGCAGGATCCGAATCAATGTGGTTTTGCCCGCGCCGTTTGGCCCGCATACCGCCAGTGTCTTACCCCGCGGCGCCGCAATCACAACGTCGTCTAAAACCTGCTTTTTTGCGATCTTCTTGGATACGTGACTTATACGGATTGCTGCCGGATGATTTGAATCAACTCCCGGTTTTTCTGTTTCCATTTGCAGTCCTCCTTGTAGCGGCCCGCACGCAACGCGCGAACAATGCAATTCATGCAATAAGACAGGTGCGGACAATTGCCGCAAACATCCTGTTTGGGACCGTGGAGGAGATGATACGCACGCGCCTTGCGTTGGCAAAGATCACTCTCAATATCTTTCCAATAACAGAGAAAAAGCTCTTCAGCGGGAATCATGGGACAAGGCTTCACCCGCCCCTGCCAATCCACCGTCATGGCCCGGTGCCCGCCACCGCAATTGTCCATGGAGGCGAAGTCACTTCCGGAAAACTCCATCTCACGCGCGAAGAAGCCCGCGTAACGCGACTGTAAATCCCTCATGCGTTCATTCAATCGCAGCTGATCGTCCAGGCTGAAAGCCTTAACCGTTTGCACTCCCCTGCCGAAATCAATACTGGGATGGGCGATAAACGAATCGGCCCCCAGGTCCCTGGCCAACAACAGGGTCGGTTCAATGGCGTCGATCTTTTCAGGAGCATCAACGACCATGCCGACACGCAAAACAATACCGAAATCCTTGACCCTGCGAATGGCGTTCACTTCCATCTCAAAACTCCCTTCCACACCGGTCGTGGCCTCGACCATGGCGGGAGTATGGCCGTCCAGGCATA from Candidatus Aminicenantes bacterium includes:
- a CDS encoding ABC transporter ATP-binding protein — encoded protein: METEKPGVDSNHPAAIRISHVSKKIAKKQVLDDVVIAAPRGKTLAVCGPNGAGKTTLIRILLGLLKPDTGSVQMAALPQNCSFQFHSPCLFPDLTLQQNCRFFLSSKNRSLKDKNLVELMKEFNLEGARSGRVGTFSRGMQQKADLIRALLEEPEILFLDEPTSHLDPLGKVSVRKILQRRVKSGMTLLMTSHLLGEVEKLADHVCILKDGKVIWNGEPRKDPQGRDLESRFVELVTASQGRLE
- a CDS encoding radical SAM protein produces the protein MSGSGSRLRAAPHNPTEERMLNRYPTLKDDVRLRHHGESSRISSRAGRFRAFTVNRHAGELLNHCRGRDCLRTIVHDVLGKRPETKSVKNILRFVRELDRMDVLACVKDPQPDRQDSGGSFDHITPQVVSLELTGQCNFHCRYCYQNASSRGSGFMPGPIEILTYFHERNVVGVELTGGEPLLHPRFNEIVAFVMMNFELLGLITNGSLLREFHLERIAAGPCMSAIQVCLDGHTPAMVEATTGVEGSFEMEVNAIRRVKDFGIVLRVGMVVDAPEKIDAIEPTLLLARDLGADSFIAHPSIDFGRGVQTVKAFSLDDQLRLNERMRDLQSRYAGFFAREMEFSGSDFASMDNCGGGHRAMTVDWQGRVKPCPMIPAEELFLCYWKDIESDLCQRKARAYHLLHGPKQDVCGNCPHLSYCMNCIVRALRAGRYKEDCKWKQKNRELIQIIRQQSV